One genomic window of Methanofastidiosum sp. includes the following:
- a CDS encoding adenylyltransferase/cytidyltransferase family protein, which translates to MKVLIAGNFDVVHPGHIYFLKEASKLGKVTVIIARDETIKKFKGRAPIFNENERKLILESLKMVEKVILGDQKDFFAPVLEENPDIIFLGPDQYSSWIEQRISKSGLTTKIMRLDKRLPYSSSELKKRFLKVYALDSLKSDTGI; encoded by the coding sequence TTGAAGGTTCTTATAGCCGGTAATTTTGATGTTGTTCATCCGGGGCATATCTATTTTTTAAAAGAGGCATCAAAATTAGGAAAGGTCACCGTTATTATAGCAAGAGATGAAACTATTAAGAAATTTAAAGGTCGTGCCCCAATATTTAATGAGAATGAACGTAAATTGATTCTTGAAAGCCTTAAAATGGTCGAAAAAGTTATACTTGGAGATCAAAAAGATTTTTTTGCGCCAGTTTTAGAAGAAAATCCCGATATAATTTTTCTCGGACCTGATCAGTATTCATCATGGATTGAGCAACGGATAAGCAAAAGTGGACTTACTACAAAAATAATGAGACTTGACAAGAGATTGCCCTATAGTTCAAGCGAACTTAAGAAGAGGTTTTTAAAGGTATATGCCCTAGATTCTTTAAAGAGTGACACTGGGATATAA
- the cyaB gene encoding class IV adenylate cyclase, translated as MLELEMKARIDKYSRGRIDQILKKSVFLEERLEEDIYFSSPMRDFKQTDEALRVRYSGNKAILTYKGPKLDKISKSREEFEAFVSGDIELILQKLGYTKIMDIRKKRKVYQYNDFTLLIDDVEDLGEYIEIELKSENIKDIAKIENLFDSLFLESERRSYLELLLFEKK; from the coding sequence ATGCTTGAACTCGAGATGAAAGCTAGAATTGACAAGTATAGTAGAGGGAGAATTGATCAAATCTTAAAGAAATCAGTTTTTCTTGAAGAAAGATTAGAAGAAGATATATATTTTTCCTCGCCGATGAGGGATTTTAAACAAACAGATGAAGCACTAAGAGTTAGATACTCAGGAAATAAAGCTATATTAACATATAAAGGACCAAAGCTTGATAAGATATCCAAATCAAGAGAGGAGTTTGAGGCTTTTGTTTCGGGCGATATAGAGCTAATTCTTCAGAAGCTTGGATATACAAAAATAATGGATATAAGGAAGAAAAGAAAGGTTTACCAATATAATGATTTCACTTTGTTGATTGATGATGTTGAAGACCTAGGTGAGTATATTGAAATAGAGTTAAAGTCAGAAAATATTAAAGACATTGCAAAAATAGAAAATCTGTTTGATTCCCTTTTTCTAGAAAGTGAAAGAAGATCCTATCTTGAACTATTGCTTTTTGAAAAAAAATAA
- a CDS encoding 50S ribosome-binding GTPase codes for MFKQIPRIDIDEIVDKAFKNAKKKALSSKKNINEMVKEKESIRVTVAGETLAESLFKVVDRYPSFDRLPPFTRELIDVIVGIDKLRHNLGAVSFAVNTINSIKIEYIKNIRRAKSSQDASILRKQCYGRYISILKQVEKNLKFLNHARDRLKNLPSINPELYTVVIAGFPNVGKSSLMKALTNSEPEINSYPFTTKGINVSSFSYNRRKIQVVDTPGLLDRELSYRNPIELQAISALKYLAKLILFVFDPTESCGYSMEQQTSLYNEISENFIGVPFIKVLNKTDLNEWGFREEIGGIKISAQEGTNIDILKKNVEEILFKYFEEEVDYFGED; via the coding sequence ATGTTTAAACAAATACCTCGTATTGATATAGATGAGATAGTGGATAAGGCATTCAAAAATGCCAAGAAAAAGGCCCTTTCTAGTAAAAAGAACATTAATGAGATGGTTAAAGAAAAGGAATCAATTAGAGTAACAGTTGCCGGTGAGACTTTGGCAGAATCTCTTTTCAAGGTTGTGGATAGATATCCCTCGTTTGATAGATTGCCCCCCTTCACACGAGAACTGATAGATGTAATTGTGGGTATAGATAAATTAAGGCACAATCTAGGTGCTGTTTCTTTTGCTGTGAATACAATTAACTCAATTAAAATAGAGTATATAAAAAATATTAGAAGAGCTAAGTCTTCTCAGGATGCATCAATTCTAAGAAAACAATGTTATGGTCGGTACATATCAATATTAAAACAGGTAGAAAAAAATCTAAAATTTTTAAATCATGCTAGAGATAGATTAAAAAATCTTCCTTCAATAAATCCAGAATTATACACGGTTGTTATTGCAGGATTTCCTAATGTTGGAAAATCATCACTCATGAAAGCTCTTACCAATTCTGAGCCAGAAATAAATTCTTACCCTTTTACAACAAAAGGAATCAATGTTTCTTCATTTAGTTACAACAGAAGAAAGATACAGGTTGTAGATACGCCCGGGCTATTGGATAGAGAACTTAGTTACAGAAATCCAATTGAACTACAAGCTATATCTGCATTGAAGTATCTTGCAAAATTAATTTTATTTGTCTTTGATCCAACTGAATCATGCGGTTACAGTATGGAACAACAGACTAGCCTATATAACGAAATATCTGAGAATTTCATAGGTGTGCCCTTTATAAAAGTCTTAAATAAAACGGATTTAAATGAATGGGGTTTTAGAGAAGAAATAGGAGGCATAAAAATATCTGCTCAGGAAGGAACAAATATAGATATTTTGAAAAAAAATGTTGAAGAAATACTTTTTAAATATTTTGAAGAAGAGGTAGATTACTTTGGAGAAGATTGA
- a CDS encoding DUF92 domain-containing protein encodes TCFCLLFGGLSFKFRAVDLSGFLAGVFVGIPIIVFGGFKFFFILAFFFITASIATKFRYEEKSRKGVAEKNKGARSYINVFGNGIVASFFAVLYYIAPIYLNLDSNIFLLGFLGALATAAADTAGGEIGRLSNYKPRLITNFKVVETGADGGVTLLGEFAELIVAFLIGIMAYLAGLGDVRIILITGIAGFVGSNIDSIIGATLETWYDFFGNNHTNIAATIAGGILGSILHFFNI; translated from the coding sequence ACGTGCTTTTGCCTTCTTTTTGGAGGCTTATCCTTTAAATTTAGAGCTGTTGACCTTTCTGGGTTTCTCGCCGGTGTTTTTGTTGGGATTCCGATTATTGTTTTTGGTGGATTTAAGTTCTTTTTCATTCTTGCATTCTTTTTTATAACTGCTTCTATAGCAACAAAATTTAGATATGAAGAAAAAAGTAGAAAAGGAGTTGCTGAGAAAAATAAAGGTGCGAGAAGTTATATTAATGTATTTGGCAATGGTATTGTGGCTTCTTTTTTTGCTGTTTTGTATTATATTGCTCCAATCTATCTTAATCTAGATAGTAATATATTTCTACTAGGATTTCTCGGTGCGCTAGCAACTGCAGCTGCAGATACTGCGGGAGGAGAAATAGGAAGACTTTCTAACTATAAACCAAGATTGATTACTAATTTTAAGGTAGTAGAAACTGGGGCAGATGGAGGAGTAACACTATTGGGAGAGTTCGCAGAGCTTATTGTTGCTTTTTTAATAGGAATAATGGCATATCTTGCAGGGCTTGGAGACGTGCGTATTATTTTGATAACTGGTATAGCGGGATTTGTAGGCTCTAACATTGATAGTATAATTGGTGCAACTCTTGAAACTTGGTATGACTTTTTTGGAAACAATCATACAAATATTGCGGCAACTATAGCAGGTGGAATTTTAGGTTCTATTTTACACTTTTTTAACATTTAG
- a CDS encoding phenylacetate--CoA ligase: MEFKSREEIIEYQNKKLRCCVDYASKNSRFFKDTLKRCNLKADDIKNIDDLHKLPFTTKNDLRDNYPFGLVAVPMEEIVRFHASSGTTGKSTVVYYTKNDLNTWSDLMARVLAATGLTKKDSMQIIYNYGFFTGGFGFHYGAEKLGVSVIPTGSGNTKKQIEIMRDFGTTSFTSTPSYAIYLGEAIEEMGINPEKDLKLKIGVFGAEPWGEGMRQRIEELFNINAYDNYGISELCGPGVAVECKEKDGLHVWEDHFIMEIIDPKTGEILGEGERGELVFTPLWKEAMPLFRYRTKDISVIYEDKCNCGIPFRKIERLHGRSDDMLIIRGVNVFPSQIEEVILKNSTFKGHYAIIVERKGPLDHLTIEIEVTKNLFTGNLKDLIQLKDKVEEDLKSVLLVKANVKLVEEGTIPRSQGKAQRVIDKRNLER, from the coding sequence TTGGAGTTTAAATCCAGAGAGGAGATAATAGAATATCAGAATAAAAAACTAAGATGTTGCGTAGATTACGCTTCGAAAAACTCTCGATTTTTTAAAGATACCTTGAAAAGATGCAATCTGAAAGCTGACGATATAAAAAATATCGATGACCTTCACAAGCTTCCATTCACAACAAAAAATGACCTTCGGGACAACTACCCCTTTGGGCTTGTGGCAGTACCAATGGAGGAGATAGTAAGATTTCATGCATCTTCTGGAACAACAGGAAAATCTACTGTTGTTTACTATACAAAAAATGACCTTAATACCTGGTCTGATTTGATGGCGAGAGTTCTGGCAGCTACGGGCTTAACAAAAAAAGATTCTATGCAGATTATATACAATTATGGCTTTTTTACAGGAGGATTTGGTTTTCACTATGGCGCTGAAAAACTTGGAGTTTCCGTAATTCCAACAGGGTCTGGTAACACCAAGAAACAAATTGAGATAATGCGTGATTTTGGTACAACCTCATTCACAAGCACACCCTCATATGCAATATATCTTGGGGAAGCAATAGAAGAAATGGGAATCAATCCCGAAAAAGATCTTAAATTAAAGATTGGCGTCTTTGGAGCAGAACCTTGGGGAGAGGGTATGAGACAGAGAATCGAAGAACTGTTTAATATTAATGCCTACGATAACTACGGAATCTCAGAGCTATGTGGTCCCGGAGTAGCTGTTGAATGCAAAGAAAAAGATGGGCTTCATGTCTGGGAAGATCATTTCATAATGGAAATAATCGATCCAAAAACTGGAGAAATTCTTGGTGAAGGTGAGAGGGGAGAACTAGTTTTTACGCCATTATGGAAGGAAGCAATGCCTCTATTTAGGTATCGCACTAAGGATATCTCTGTAATATACGAAGACAAATGCAATTGTGGCATTCCTTTTAGAAAAATTGAAAGACTCCATGGAAGAAGTGATGATATGCTCATCATAAGGGGAGTTAATGTTTTCCCAAGTCAAATTGAGGAAGTAATTCTAAAAAATTCAACATTTAAAGGACATTATGCCATAATTGTTGAAAGAAAAGGGCCTCTTGATCACTTGACAATTGAGATAGAGGTAACAAAAAATCTTTTTACAGGGAATCTTAAAGATTTGATTCAACTCAAAGATAAAGTTGAAGAAGATCTAAAGAGCGTTCTTTTAGTAAAAGCAAATGTTAAGCTCGTTGAAGAAGGAACAATACCAAGGTCCCAAGGTAAAGCTCAACGAGTCATCGATAAAAGAAATTTAGAAAGATAG
- a CDS encoding RsmB/NOP family class I SAM-dependent RNA methyltransferase, with translation MKLSEIAREYGYSFDNLKRYNEMFGDKLPDFLKANEVENKDSIRINTIKISRKELHERLTENGFLLKDVKDFGFIIEKSKFSVSSTQENLLGYLYIQGVAEMNVSPILSPHKNDFVIDMCAAPGGKTTHLSAIMENEGIIYAFDINKRRLSALKNNISRLGCLNIAVFNINGEDIIKIKNSPDKILLDAPCTGSGIMRKDSLRKSLKSTHDVIFLSEIQKKLIKAAIDSLKSGGTLLYTTCSLEPEENEFVVQWALENFDIKLMKIDTDIDGIPLEKGFTEIFGRKLSDEISLCRRSLPHIHNTNGLFMAKISKC, from the coding sequence ATGAAGTTGAGTGAGATAGCGAGAGAATATGGATATAGCTTTGATAATCTTAAGAGATATAACGAAATGTTTGGGGATAAACTCCCAGATTTTTTGAAAGCAAATGAAGTTGAGAACAAAGATTCAATTAGAATTAATACGATAAAAATATCAAGAAAAGAGTTACATGAAAGACTTACCGAAAATGGATTCTTATTAAAAGATGTCAAAGATTTTGGTTTTATTATTGAAAAATCAAAATTTTCGGTCTCTTCTACCCAGGAAAACCTTCTTGGATATTTATACATTCAAGGTGTTGCTGAAATGAACGTTTCTCCGATTCTTTCTCCCCATAAGAATGATTTTGTGATAGATATGTGTGCGGCGCCCGGAGGCAAGACAACTCATTTATCTGCAATTATGGAAAATGAAGGAATAATATATGCTTTTGACATAAATAAGAGAAGGCTTTCTGCACTCAAGAATAATATTTCCCGGCTCGGGTGCTTGAACATAGCTGTCTTTAATATAAACGGTGAAGATATAATTAAAATAAAAAATAGCCCTGATAAAATTCTCCTTGATGCACCTTGTACTGGTAGCGGTATAATGAGGAAGGATAGTTTGAGAAAATCCTTAAAGAGCACGCATGATGTGATTTTCTTAAGTGAAATCCAAAAAAAACTCATAAAAGCAGCAATTGACAGTTTAAAAAGCGGAGGAACTCTTCTTTATACTACATGTAGCTTAGAGCCAGAAGAGAATGAATTTGTTGTTCAGTGGGCACTAGAAAATTTTGATATTAAACTTATGAAGATTGATACAGATATTGATGGAATCCCTCTTGAAAAGGGATTCACTGAAATCTTTGGAAGAAAACTATCTGATGAAATTTCTTTATGCAGAAGATCCCTTCCCCATATCCATAATACCAACGGCCTCTTTATGGCCAAAATTTCTAAATGTTAA
- a CDS encoding DUF2124 domain-containing protein, whose protein sequence is MEKIESITKGITGFLRSFKKVVEDINSEKEIKKIVYTGNPYTCTPIIELLCYSIREMNKEIIYVPSLNIDNPYKVNLSDIDYNFSKGGDPLNPDLVVIMGGLAMRGGPDVENVQIFLDKIGNKQKKVIGFCFMSIFDKAGWCNVVPFDYLIDIQMDGSLYGR, encoded by the coding sequence TTGGAGAAGATTGAATCAATAACTAAAGGAATTACGGGTTTTTTAAGAAGCTTCAAGAAAGTTGTTGAAGACATTAACAGTGAAAAAGAAATTAAAAAAATAGTATATACTGGAAATCCTTACACATGCACCCCGATAATTGAACTATTATGTTATTCTATTAGAGAGATGAATAAAGAAATTATATATGTCCCGTCACTTAATATCGATAATCCTTACAAAGTCAATCTTTCTGATATTGATTATAATTTTTCCAAGGGAGGAGACCCCCTTAATCCAGATTTGGTAGTTATAATGGGTGGCCTAGCTATGCGCGGAGGTCCCGATGTAGAAAACGTTCAAATATTCTTAGATAAGATAGGTAACAAACAAAAAAAGGTAATTGGCTTTTGTTTTATGAGTATTTTTGATAAAGCAGGTTGGTGTAATGTTGTACCTTTTGACTATCTGATTGATATCCAGATGGATGGTTCATTATACGGTAGATAA
- a CDS encoding DEAD/DEAH box helicase — translation MLIAVRNKKKKDEVEILEVLSGKIATKYLLVLVQDGERFVPKKFRKLEDDKETILMPKESLKLLRSDTIYISKDHFTEDILNLFINMLKSYGAKFDFISLCKFCLIENRINTKGTPYTYHSEPICEICAKSEITKDLNYKGIKDTKLAEKLLKRYSDVDRVLMVFDPKFDPTRDSSITMYDRIDASRLDIKIHKISDLGISNEFKERFFSRGINELTPVQSIAIEKGLFNGKNFLIMSETASGKTLIGELSFFSKYKKGDKLLYLSPLVSLSLQKYEDFKENYPDNSISLRVGLSRIAENPKDINRSLDSDIIIGTYEGIDQIFRSGITISGISTVVIDEIHMLQDKERGPLLDSLISRLYILCPRAQFIGLSATVGNPKELSDILKMELVSYDKRPVPLERHVIFCTGHGGKLHTISRLIRKENSEISSKGHRGQVIVFSNSRKNCHSLAEHFKTRGINAAAYHSGLPFKERREIENKFWKGKLDTVVTTAALAAGVDFPASAVTFETLSMGIEPLKIFEFQQMIGRAGRPSFHDKGKAYLLVDPQEKYGDVSEEEHCFYLLDNKSEKVDIQYDSDTSLERILSIISTFSNLSVGEIKRNFEMGFAPSFDNVFIDTLRKEGLIDIRADKANITKFGRIVSSNFLKIPHALFMKKFNREDVREIIFQTLPLPNTYLTSKLQAILKIDSSSLFSGTTLEKIYFQNRKEALSRHGEEVLINLLTEFFACGCKDAPYCNCPKIEIGKRLLDLRKAKLSPHRVSEEFRKDYGLKIFSADLINWLDSAIRTLETAEKIFALYGKEKQRKATIKEIENIVGR, via the coding sequence ATGCTCATTGCCGTAAGGAACAAGAAGAAAAAAGATGAAGTTGAAATCCTAGAAGTTCTTAGTGGGAAGATTGCTACAAAATACCTTCTTGTTCTTGTCCAAGACGGAGAGCGATTTGTTCCTAAAAAATTTAGAAAACTTGAAGATGATAAAGAAACAATCTTGATGCCAAAAGAATCACTTAAACTTCTGAGAAGTGATACCATTTACATATCAAAAGACCACTTCACCGAGGATATATTGAATTTATTTATCAACATGCTAAAATCTTATGGCGCTAAATTTGATTTTATTTCTTTATGCAAGTTCTGCTTGATTGAAAATAGAATCAATACTAAAGGAACGCCCTACACCTATCACTCTGAGCCAATATGTGAAATATGTGCAAAATCTGAAATTACAAAAGATTTGAACTATAAAGGGATCAAAGATACAAAACTTGCTGAGAAATTACTGAAAAGATATTCTGACGTTGACAGGGTGCTTATGGTTTTTGATCCAAAGTTTGATCCTACACGAGATTCATCTATCACGATGTACGATAGAATTGACGCTTCTCGCCTTGACATTAAAATCCATAAAATATCTGATCTTGGTATATCTAATGAATTCAAAGAAAGATTTTTTTCAAGAGGCATCAACGAACTTACACCGGTACAATCAATTGCAATAGAAAAGGGACTATTTAATGGTAAAAATTTTCTCATTATGAGCGAAACTGCTTCAGGAAAGACCTTGATTGGAGAATTATCATTTTTTTCAAAATATAAAAAGGGAGATAAATTACTTTATTTATCCCCTCTAGTTTCACTTTCTTTACAGAAGTATGAGGACTTTAAAGAGAACTATCCTGATAACAGCATTTCCTTGAGAGTTGGGTTATCTAGAATTGCCGAAAATCCAAAAGATATAAACAGGTCTTTAGATTCAGACATAATAATTGGAACATATGAAGGCATAGACCAGATTTTTAGATCTGGGATTACTATTAGCGGTATTTCTACTGTTGTAATAGACGAAATTCACATGCTCCAAGACAAAGAAAGAGGCCCTTTATTAGACAGCTTAATATCAAGACTATATATTTTGTGCCCAAGGGCTCAGTTTATTGGATTATCTGCAACTGTTGGAAATCCAAAAGAACTCTCAGATATACTCAAAATGGAACTTGTCAGTTATGACAAGAGGCCTGTTCCACTTGAAAGGCATGTTATTTTCTGCACTGGTCACGGTGGGAAACTTCATACTATCTCTAGATTAATAAGAAAGGAAAATTCAGAAATCTCTTCAAAAGGCCACAGAGGGCAAGTAATTGTTTTTTCTAATTCAAGAAAGAATTGTCACTCTCTTGCTGAACATTTTAAGACAAGAGGGATAAATGCAGCAGCTTATCATTCTGGCCTTCCTTTTAAGGAGAGACGAGAAATAGAAAATAAATTTTGGAAAGGAAAGCTTGATACAGTCGTCACTACGGCAGCACTTGCTGCAGGCGTTGACTTTCCAGCATCAGCAGTAACTTTCGAAACGCTTTCCATGGGGATAGAGCCACTTAAGATATTTGAATTTCAGCAGATGATAGGTAGGGCTGGCAGACCATCTTTTCATGATAAAGGAAAAGCTTACCTTTTGGTAGATCCACAAGAAAAGTACGGCGATGTTTCTGAAGAAGAACATTGTTTTTATCTTTTAGATAATAAATCTGAGAAGGTAGATATTCAATATGATAGTGATACATCCCTAGAAAGAATATTATCGATTATTTCCACATTTTCCAATTTATCCGTTGGTGAAATAAAAAGAAATTTTGAAATGGGATTTGCACCATCTTTTGACAATGTATTTATTGATACTTTACGAAAGGAAGGATTGATCGATATCAGGGCAGATAAGGCAAATATTACTAAATTTGGTAGGATAGTCTCCTCAAATTTTCTTAAAATACCTCATGCACTTTTCATGAAGAAATTTAATAGAGAGGACGTTAGGGAAATTATTTTTCAAACTTTACCATTGCCCAATACTTACCTCACAAGTAAACTCCAAGCTATTCTAAAAATTGATTCGTCTTCTCTTTTCTCTGGAACAACTCTAGAAAAAATTTACTTCCAGAATAGAAAGGAAGCCCTATCTAGGCACGGTGAAGAAGTCTTGATAAATCTTTTAACTGAATTTTTTGCCTGTGGTTGTAAAGACGCCCCATATTGTAATTGTCCAAAGATTGAGATTGGGAAAAGATTATTAGATTTAAGAAAAGCAAAATTATCGCCCCACAGAGTTAGTGAAGAGTTCAGAAAAGATTATGGCCTTAAAATATTTTCGGCAGATTTAATCAATTGGCTAGATTCTGCAATAAGAACTCTTGAAACAGCAGAGAAGATATTTGCCTTATACGGTAAGGAGAAACAGCGAAAAGCCACAATAAAAGAGATAGAGAACATCGTAGGAAGGTAA
- a CDS encoding acetolactate synthase codes for MEILSVFIENKPKRLSKIIEELSKGGISISGLAIADAGDFGIVRLILDDVTKAASILSKHEMIANIQNVVGVNVNKTTISEIAKILGENNVNIEDALGFGFIDNEKILVLKVDNIELANKILSKEGFKIY; via the coding sequence TTGGAAATACTATCCGTATTCATTGAAAACAAACCAAAAAGGCTTTCGAAGATAATTGAAGAGCTATCCAAAGGAGGAATCTCTATATCAGGACTTGCAATTGCAGATGCAGGTGACTTTGGAATAGTAAGACTTATCCTAGATGATGTAACAAAAGCAGCCTCAATACTTTCAAAACATGAAATGATAGCAAATATACAGAATGTAGTTGGTGTTAACGTAAATAAAACAACTATTTCAGAGATAGCTAAAATTCTTGGAGAAAACAACGTCAATATTGAAGATGCACTTGGATTTGGATTCATTGACAACGAAAAGATATTGGTATTAAAAGTGGACAATATTGAACTTGCAAATAAGATCCTTTCTAAAGAAGGATTTAAAATTTATTAA
- a CDS encoding protease inhibitor I42 family protein, with product MEKNKKILIGGIVIILIAIAAYFAFFGAQEKTYTEDTQGAITVKKGDIFKITLKSNPTTGYQWNADFDETIIQLVDSSYKADEPQLMGSGGIEIFEFKVIGSNTDTNIKFSYARPWESVPPIDEKSFEIKIK from the coding sequence ATGGAAAAAAACAAAAAAATATTAATCGGAGGAATCGTTATTATCCTAATTGCAATAGCTGCATATTTCGCCTTCTTTGGAGCCCAAGAAAAAACTTACACTGAAGATACACAAGGGGCTATTACTGTAAAAAAAGGAGATATATTCAAAATTACTCTCAAATCCAATCCAACTACTGGATACCAATGGAATGCAGATTTTGATGAAACTATAATCCAACTAGTCGATTCATCTTACAAAGCCGATGAGCCACAACTTATGGGAAGTGGCGGAATTGAAATATTTGAATTCAAGGTAATTGGATCTAACACAGACACTAATATCAAGTTCTCTTATGCTAGGCCATGGGAAAGCGTTCCTCCAATAGATGAGAAGTCATTTGAAATTAAAATAAAATAA
- a CDS encoding sodium:solute symporter family protein has product MASIMTTSLVVIYFIAMLAIGAWASKKVKSSEDYIVAGRSLGFWFFVILIVASTTSGMTILGVAGLGYTAGWPSIWEQIFVPLTTAICILFYGTKLHKISEKMGYMTVQDYFAHRFYSPKLMRALSGLAVVVTSGIYLVGQYTAISIILVWLFGITHTEALLIAGIIVLMYVTLGGLYAVAWTNMIQGAFMIGGVLIVAPFVIKAAGGLTHINTVLASIDPNMVNLAYPQMHPPYAGYAFMTPLYLVSFFFLLAIGLGSAPHIVNNVLAVKKDKYFKFAPFVAFGIYVVIMYLVKIVGFGAKTMVSDGIINVPYADYSFVAAVNYALPSIVWPLFAVMVLSAVMSTTDRLMLTIGTSVSWDIYKNLINPKANDKKITAVSRAVVIVAAALTLYLAVKPPQLLALLIWMGIGVMLSTFVMPLLAGLYWKRATREGALASMAVGFSTAILFGFVHQFIMKLPMHFSMFSFVLAVITMVVVSLLTKNPSDKVLKDTLTGPFIQTKKR; this is encoded by the coding sequence ATGGCATCAATAATGACGACCTCCCTAGTTGTAATCTACTTTATTGCGATGCTTGCAATAGGTGCCTGGGCATCTAAGAAAGTAAAGAGCAGTGAAGATTACATAGTAGCTGGAAGGAGTTTAGGATTTTGGTTTTTTGTTATATTAATTGTTGCTTCTACAACAAGTGGTATGACTATATTGGGAGTTGCAGGGTTAGGATATACTGCAGGATGGCCTAGCATATGGGAGCAGATATTTGTTCCATTGACTACTGCAATCTGTATATTGTTCTACGGAACAAAATTGCACAAAATCTCAGAAAAAATGGGCTATATGACCGTTCAAGACTATTTTGCACACAGATTTTACAGCCCAAAACTAATGAGAGCACTTTCAGGACTAGCAGTAGTTGTTACTAGCGGTATCTATCTTGTTGGTCAATATACTGCAATAAGTATAATACTTGTATGGCTCTTTGGTATAACTCATACTGAAGCACTTTTAATAGCAGGTATAATAGTTTTAATGTATGTAACATTAGGCGGATTATATGCAGTTGCATGGACAAATATGATTCAAGGAGCGTTCATGATAGGTGGAGTTCTTATAGTGGCCCCCTTCGTTATAAAGGCTGCTGGAGGACTTACACACATAAACACAGTATTGGCATCTATAGATCCAAACATGGTAAATCTCGCTTATCCACAGATGCATCCACCATATGCAGGTTATGCATTTATGACTCCATTATATCTAGTATCGTTCTTTTTCCTACTGGCAATAGGACTTGGATCTGCTCCACATATTGTTAACAACGTACTTGCTGTTAAAAAGGACAAATACTTTAAATTTGCACCTTTTGTAGCATTCGGGATATACGTTGTAATAATGTACCTAGTAAAGATTGTTGGATTTGGAGCAAAGACAATGGTATCAGATGGAATTATTAACGTTCCTTATGCAGATTATTCTTTTGTGGCAGCAGTTAACTATGCATTACCTTCAATTGTATGGCCTTTGTTTGCCGTAATGGTTTTATCGGCGGTCATGTCAACTACAGATAGGCTCATGCTTACAATAGGAACTTCAGTGAGTTGGGACATCTATAAGAATCTAATAAATCCAAAAGCCAATGACAAAAAGATCACCGCCGTTAGCAGGGCAGTAGTTATAGTTGCCGCAGCATTAACACTTTACCTTGCCGTAAAACCGCCACAACTCCTAGCACTATTAATCTGGATGGGAATAGGAGTGATGCTTTCAACATTTGTAATGCCTTTACTCGCTGGTCTTTACTGGAAAAGAGCTACAAGAGAAGGAGCACTTGCATCGATGGCCGTTGGATTCTCAACTGCAATACTCTTTGGATTTGTCCATCAATTCATAATGAAGTTACCAATGCACTTCAGCATGTTTAGCTTCGTTTTAGCTGTAATTACAATGGTTGTTGTAAGTCTACTTACAAAGAATCCATCAGACAAAGTCTTGAAAGATACTTTGACCGGTCCATTCATCCAGACAAAGAAAAGGTGA